The proteins below are encoded in one region of Ostrea edulis chromosome 3, xbOstEdul1.1, whole genome shotgun sequence:
- the LOC125675270 gene encoding uncharacterized protein LOC125675270 — translation MCLVAILMSPAMFRRHEGRIYSRQTDEEDVLPDCFCNKIDLRKDPEIRCCHPGTDEHKMDRYENAAWMGTVEWQLVSAESDETSALYKGTVTASLDTHMILPVTLTSEKESLNLDFNTFVEIEKQTEFNVNNCQFQVEEKYSPEATIYKITIRSCICQRGFQASVGKTTPSGFEETTELLPLYFFPVHMHEGSMRDDQISTIFINRTALNKDGVHVKSLKFLIKKEKGDFQTDMIDRSTYGYSLL, via the exons GACGAATTTACAGTCGACAGACGGATGAGGAAGACGTCTTACCAGATTGTTTCTGCAACAAGATTGACTTACGTAAAGACCCAGAAATACGTTGCTGTCATCCGGGCACCGATGAACACAAAATGGATAGATACGAGAACGCCGCATGGATGGGAACTGTAGAATGGCAACTGG TGTCAGCAGAAAGCGATGAGACTTCAGCATTATATAAAGGAACCGTAACAGCCTCCCTCGACACGCACATGATACTTCCTGTAACGTTGACATCAGAAAAGGAAAGTTTAAACCTTGATTTCAATACATTCGTggaaatagaaaaacaaacGGAGTTCAACGTCAACAACTGTCAATTTCAAGTTGAAGAAAAATACTCTCCAGAGGCCACAATATATAAAATCACCATCAGATCATGCATTTGTCAACGTGGATTTCAAGCATCCGTCGGTAAAACAACTCCATCTGGATTCGAGGAAACAACAGAATTATTGCCCTTGTACTTCTTCCCTGTACACATGCACGAGGGATCAATGCGGGACGACCAGATTTCTACAATATTTATCAACCGAACAGCCCTCAATAAGGACGGAGTACACGTAAAGTCGCTGAAGTTCTTGATCAAAAAAGAGAAAGGTGATTTCCAAACCGATATGATAGACCGATCCACCTACGGGTATAGCCTGCTATAG
- the LOC125677304 gene encoding uncharacterized protein LOC125677304 — translation MYLVTCVWFSLLFQTVMHVNSKSTEYVSNIIPTQDPFLVDRQMGKTSYQIVSVTKSTDSDTQTYTAVIRAPLNTAMDTHDNDGHFSSWRGNSEWHLVSVDSGGTSALYQAVVKASLNTFLIPPVWLTAETESLNLNFSPFVTIEKQTKFKFNDCQLQVEKRSNQESTFYKIIVRSCNCQRGFKGSVGKITSSGFEETAGLSPLYFFPVHMYQGWMKDDQTSTIFINRTALNKDGVQIKSLKFLIKRDQDDIDTDYIDRSTYGYSLT, via the exons ATGTATCTGGTGACGTGTGTGTGGTTTTCGTTGCTTTTTCAAACTGTGATGCATGTAAACTCCAAGAGTACAGAA TATGTATCAAACATCATTCCGACGCAGGATCCATTTTTAGTGGATAGACAGATGGGAAAGACCTCTTACCAGATAGTGTCCGTGACGAAATCCACAGATTCGGATACACAAACATACACTGCTGTGATCCGAGCACCACTAAACACAGCAATGGATACCCACGATAATGATGGACACTTTTCTTCATGGAGAGGGAATTCAGAATGGCATCTTG TGTCCGTTGACAGCGGAGGTACTTCTGCCTTGTACCAAGCAGTCGTGAAAGCTTCCCTCAATACTTTCTTAATTCCCCCAGTATGGCTGACAGCTGAAACTGAAAGTTTGAACCTTAACTTCAGTCCGTTTgttacaatcgaaaaacaaacGAAGTTCAAGTTCAACGACTGCCAACTTCAAGTTGAAAAGCGAAGCAATCAGGAGTCAACTTTCTACAAAATCATCGTTAGATCATGTAATTGCCAGCGTGGATTTAAAGGATCTGTGGGGAAAATAACTTCCTCTGGATTCGAGGAAACAGCAGGTTTATCTCCCTTGTACTTTTTTCCTGTACATATGTATCAAGGATGGATGAAAGACGACCAGACATCTACTATATTTATAAACAGAACCGCACTCAATAAAGATGGCGTACAAATAAAGTCGCTGAAGTTCTTAATCAAGAGAGACCAGGACGATATCGATACTGATTACATCGATCGGTCGACGTATGGATACAGTCTTACTTAA